One Microcaecilia unicolor chromosome 8, aMicUni1.1, whole genome shotgun sequence DNA window includes the following coding sequences:
- the SOCS1 gene encoding suppressor of cytokine signaling 1, with protein sequence MVAHNKVADNAVGDTQSHLEVQGPDRRPEEDKEEPQQQTPPPLQLQRARRSPAPHRSDTHFRTFRSHADFSLITHTSTMLEACGFYWGPMTVNAAHEKLKSEPVGTFLVRDSRQKNCFFAISVKTSNGPTSVRILFQGGRFSLDGSKESFDCIFKLVEHYLNSPKKVLVTPLRKVRLRPLQELCRKSIVATFGRENLDHISLNPVLKDYLKSFPFRI encoded by the coding sequence ATGGTAGCTCACAATAAGGTGGCAGATAATGCAGTTGGAGACACGCAATCTCACCTTGAAGTTCAGGGCCCCGATCGTCGCCCGGAGGAGGACAAGGAGGAGCCGCAGCAGCAGACGCCGCCGCCACTGCAGCTGCAGAGAGCTCGCCGTAGTCCGGCCCCCCACCGCAGCGACACCCACTTCCGCACCTTCCGCTCCCATGCCGACTTCAGCCTCATCACCCACACCAGCACCATGCTGGAAGCCTGCGGTTTCTACTGGGGGCCGATGACAGTCAACGCAGCCCACGAGAAGCTGAAAAGCGAGCCCGTGGGCACCTTCCTGGTCAGGGACAGCAGGCAGAAAAACTGTTTCTTCGCCATCAGCGTTAAGACCTCCAACGGGCCCACCAGCGTCAGGATCCTGTTCCAGGGCGGCCGCTTCAGCCTAGATGGCAGCAAAGAGTCTTTTGACTGTATTTTCAAACTGGTGGAACATTATTTAAACTCCCCCAAAAAGGTTCTGGTCACGCCCCTGCGTAAGGTCAGGTTGAGGCCTCTGCAAGAACTCTGTCGCAAAAGTATAGTGGCTACCTTCGGGCGGGAAAACTTAGACCATATTTCTCTCAACCCTGTGTTGAAGGACTATCTGAAGTCCTTCCCATTTCGGATTTAA